From Humisphaera borealis, the proteins below share one genomic window:
- a CDS encoding type IV pilus twitching motility protein PilT produces the protein MASTIQIDRLLETVVRTKASDLHLAVGRPPVIRLHGGLRDLQTKVLEAEDTVALMKSITPERVQQEFEETGSGDFGFAYGDKARFRVSIFKQRGNASMVLRQIPNSMLTFEQIGLPKMAEQICRRPRGLFLVTGPTGSGKSTTLASMINYININFDRHIITMEDPIEFYHYHKKSIVVQREVGVDVPSFAEAIRRALRQDPDVILVGEMRDVVTIGAAVSAAETGHLVFGTLHTNGAASTISRIIDSFPSDQQEQIRVQIANNLIAVLSQTLCPRVDTEGRCAAYEFMYVTPSIQNLIRENKTFRIDSDIQTGKRYGMQLLDDNLWGHFTAGRISGEEAVDKSRNPGAMVDKMERQGVFLKNKDDFGLPEDEGDGGAPAAKKPGPPAPPGGQSDAERQAAMAANRARMQAMAKK, from the coding sequence ATGGCATCAACAATCCAAATCGATCGCCTGCTCGAAACCGTCGTCCGCACCAAGGCGTCCGACTTGCACCTGGCCGTCGGGCGTCCGCCGGTCATCCGTCTGCACGGCGGACTTCGCGACCTTCAGACCAAGGTCCTGGAGGCCGAAGACACCGTCGCGCTGATGAAGTCCATCACCCCCGAACGCGTCCAGCAGGAGTTCGAAGAAACCGGCTCCGGCGACTTCGGGTTTGCCTACGGCGACAAGGCCCGTTTCCGCGTTTCGATCTTCAAACAGCGCGGCAACGCCAGCATGGTGCTCCGGCAGATCCCCAACAGTATGCTCACGTTCGAGCAGATCGGCCTGCCGAAGATGGCCGAACAGATCTGTCGCCGCCCGCGTGGCTTGTTCCTGGTGACCGGGCCGACCGGGTCGGGCAAATCGACGACGCTGGCGTCGATGATCAACTACATCAATATCAACTTCGACCGGCACATCATCACGATGGAAGACCCGATCGAGTTCTACCATTACCACAAAAAGTCGATCGTGGTGCAGCGCGAAGTGGGCGTGGACGTGCCGAGCTTCGCCGAGGCCATCCGCCGTGCCCTGCGTCAGGACCCGGACGTGATCCTGGTCGGCGAAATGCGAGACGTGGTGACGATCGGTGCCGCGGTGTCGGCGGCCGAAACGGGCCACTTGGTGTTCGGTACGCTGCACACCAACGGCGCCGCGAGCACCATCAGCCGTATCATCGACTCGTTCCCGTCCGACCAGCAGGAGCAGATCCGGGTGCAGATCGCCAACAACCTGATCGCCGTGCTGAGCCAGACGCTCTGTCCACGCGTTGATACCGAAGGCCGGTGTGCGGCGTACGAGTTTATGTACGTGACGCCGTCGATTCAGAACCTGATCCGCGAAAACAAGACATTCCGCATCGACTCCGACATCCAGACGGGCAAGCGTTACGGCATGCAGTTGCTGGACGACAACCTGTGGGGTCACTTCACCGCTGGGCGTATCAGCGGCGAAGAGGCGGTCGACAAGAGCCGCAACCCCGGTGCAATGGTCGACAAGATGGAGCGGCAGGGCGTGTTCCTGAAGAACAAGGACGACTTCGGGCTGCCGGAAGATGAAGGTGACGGCGGCGCCCCGGCGGCCAAGAAGCCGGGCCCACCGGCCCCGCCCGGAGGCCAGAGCGACGCCGAACGACAGGCCGCGATGGCCGCCAACCGCGCCCGCATGCAGGCGATGGCCAAGAAGTAG
- a CDS encoding anthranilate synthase component II encodes MIVLIDNYDSFTYNLVQKLGEVSPGLEIRVFRNDKVTVDQVEDLKPTHVVISPGPCTPKEGGVSNQMIVHFGPKLPVLGVCLGHQCIGFMAGAIVERAAKLMHGKTDLIHHDGRTLYEGMPNPFTATRYHSLIIRQGTLPPEYEISAWTADNEIMGVRHKTWPLEGVQYHPESFLTEKGERLLANFLKK; translated from the coding sequence ATGATCGTCCTCATCGATAACTACGATTCGTTCACCTATAACCTGGTCCAAAAGCTGGGCGAGGTGTCGCCCGGGCTGGAGATTCGCGTCTTCCGCAACGACAAGGTCACCGTCGACCAGGTCGAAGACCTCAAGCCGACGCACGTCGTCATCTCGCCCGGGCCTTGCACGCCCAAAGAGGGTGGCGTTTCCAACCAGATGATCGTCCACTTCGGACCGAAGCTGCCGGTGCTCGGCGTTTGCCTGGGGCACCAGTGCATCGGTTTCATGGCCGGAGCGATCGTCGAGCGGGCGGCCAAGCTTATGCACGGTAAGACCGACCTCATCCATCACGACGGCCGGACCTTGTACGAAGGCATGCCCAATCCCTTCACCGCGACGCGGTATCACAGCCTGATCATCCGCCAGGGAACGCTCCCGCCCGAGTACGAGATCAGCGCCTGGACCGCCGACAACGAGATCATGGGCGTGCGGCACAAGACCTGGCCGCTGGAAGGCGTGCAGTACCACCCCGAAAGCTTCCTGACGGAAAAAGGCGAGCGACTGCTGGCGAACTTTTTGAAGAAGTGA
- a CDS encoding GspE/PulE family protein — translation MPPISELKARPIGRVLVKMGRVTREQVVEALTFQKSKGGALGRILVDLGYVKEQDLNLALAAQRGYEFVSLENRNISKETLAAVPAQIATTQKVFPIEFDPAAKKLVVAMANHENFRALDDLRQLMGYQVEAVLADAEAIDKIIAKHYKAGADDIKNLMSDLANDPDLKSLENRGESLDLESIKGAADSNPVKKLINLVLLQAIKDKASDIHFEPFENEFKMRYRIDGVLYEMMPPPAHIAPAISSRVKVMANLDIAEHRMPQDGRIELNVNNMPIDLRVAVLPTMFGESVVMRVLDRGNVNLDLDKLGMREEELLAIRQLTKKPNGIVIVTGPTGSGKTTTLYSALRELNDPSTKLITAEDPVEYDIDGIIQCQIEPKFELTFGKILRSMLRQDPDVILVGEIRDKETAEIAVQASLTGHLVFSTLHTNDAPSAIARMLDLGLEAFLITATLEGIVAQRLVRKICAKCKTEYTPTEEQLMELELRTDDVVGQTFYYGKGCDNCNNTGYKGRMGLYEIMTFDDDLRDQIVAHASTQVLRLEAKKRGMRTLRQSGLMAIFDGATTIEEVVRETLTEEG, via the coding sequence ATGCCGCCGATCAGCGAGCTTAAGGCCCGCCCGATCGGTCGCGTGCTGGTCAAGATGGGCCGCGTCACCCGGGAGCAGGTCGTCGAAGCACTGACCTTCCAAAAGAGCAAAGGCGGCGCGCTCGGCCGCATCCTGGTGGATCTCGGCTACGTCAAGGAACAGGACCTCAACCTGGCGCTGGCGGCCCAGCGTGGTTATGAGTTCGTCAGCCTGGAAAACAGGAACATCTCGAAGGAAACCCTCGCCGCCGTCCCGGCGCAGATCGCCACCACCCAGAAGGTCTTTCCGATCGAGTTCGACCCGGCGGCCAAGAAGCTCGTGGTCGCGATGGCGAACCACGAAAACTTCCGCGCCCTGGACGACCTGCGGCAGCTCATGGGCTACCAGGTCGAGGCCGTCCTCGCCGACGCCGAAGCGATCGACAAGATCATCGCCAAGCACTACAAGGCCGGCGCGGACGACATCAAGAACCTGATGAGCGATCTGGCCAACGACCCGGACCTCAAGAGCCTGGAAAACCGCGGCGAATCGCTCGACCTCGAAAGCATCAAGGGTGCCGCCGACAGCAACCCGGTCAAGAAGCTCATCAACCTGGTGCTGCTCCAGGCGATCAAGGACAAGGCGTCGGACATTCACTTCGAGCCGTTCGAGAACGAGTTCAAGATGCGGTACCGCATCGACGGCGTGCTCTACGAAATGATGCCGCCGCCGGCCCATATCGCCCCGGCGATCAGCAGCCGCGTGAAGGTCATGGCGAACCTCGACATCGCCGAGCACCGCATGCCGCAGGACGGGCGTATCGAGCTGAACGTCAACAACATGCCGATCGACCTTCGTGTCGCCGTTCTGCCCACGATGTTCGGCGAGAGCGTCGTCATGCGTGTGCTCGACCGCGGCAACGTCAACCTCGACCTCGACAAGCTGGGCATGCGCGAAGAAGAGCTGCTGGCGATCCGGCAGCTCACCAAGAAGCCCAACGGGATCGTGATCGTGACGGGGCCGACGGGTTCCGGTAAGACGACCACGCTGTATTCGGCGCTCCGCGAACTCAACGACCCCAGCACCAAGCTCATCACCGCCGAAGACCCGGTCGAATACGACATCGACGGCATCATTCAGTGTCAGATCGAGCCGAAGTTCGAATTGACGTTCGGCAAGATTCTTCGCTCGATGCTGCGTCAGGACCCGGACGTGATCCTGGTCGGTGAAATTCGCGATAAAGAAACCGCCGAAATCGCCGTGCAGGCGTCGCTCACGGGTCACCTGGTGTTCAGCACGCTGCACACCAACGACGCCCCCAGCGCCATCGCGCGTATGCTGGACCTGGGCCTCGAGGCGTTCCTGATCACGGCCACGCTGGAAGGCATCGTCGCCCAGCGCCTGGTGCGTAAGATCTGTGCCAAGTGCAAGACCGAGTACACCCCGACCGAAGAGCAGCTCATGGAACTCGAGCTGCGGACGGATGACGTCGTCGGCCAAACGTTCTACTACGGCAAGGGCTGCGACAACTGCAATAACACCGGCTACAAGGGCCGAATGGGCCTGTACGAGATCATGACGTTCGACGACGACCTGCGCGACCAGATCGTCGCGCACGCCAGTACGCAGGTCCTGCGACTGGAAGCCAAGAAGCGGGGCATGCGAACGCTGCGTCAGTCGGGTTTGATGGCAATCTTCGACGGCGCGACGACGATCGAAGAAGTCGTCCGCGAGACGCTGACAGAAGAGGGGTAG
- the lpxK gene encoding tetraacyldisaccharide 4'-kinase — MSFEHSIQRLMSGQAKGLFPSLGRSALACIEPLYRFEVNRRNRRFDRDASRARKLPKPVISVGNLTTGGTGKTPVIRWLAGALRDRGLNVGILARGYKAEPGTLGDEQRMLLAMLGGGTTTAGRVVIECDPDRHAAGLRALEREPAIDLFLLDDGFQHRRLHRDLDIVLLHAPEPFGYGHVLPRGLLREPITGLKRAGIVILTSADAATPESRATTIAEIRQHNAGVQVVFERHEPTGLRSAGTPSDQPADVPLSALREKSAMCFSGLGSPGGFERQIRSLAGKYAGEHRFPDHHAYTADDVRMLQASGESAGAEVLVTTEKDWVKLAAIDGVADAKIPIWRLDVEARFEGDGAGILLAAAMARAGRGCT; from the coding sequence ATGAGCTTTGAGCACTCCATTCAACGCCTGATGAGCGGCCAGGCGAAGGGACTTTTCCCTTCGCTTGGCCGCTCGGCTTTGGCGTGCATCGAGCCGCTGTACCGGTTTGAGGTCAACCGCCGGAACCGACGGTTCGATCGCGACGCATCGCGCGCTCGCAAGTTGCCGAAACCGGTGATTTCTGTCGGCAATCTGACTACCGGTGGCACGGGCAAGACGCCGGTCATTCGCTGGCTCGCCGGGGCGTTGCGCGATCGCGGCCTGAACGTCGGTATCCTTGCCCGCGGCTACAAGGCCGAGCCGGGAACGCTCGGGGACGAACAGCGGATGTTGCTGGCGATGCTGGGTGGCGGGACGACGACCGCCGGCCGGGTCGTCATCGAATGCGACCCCGACCGCCATGCCGCCGGCCTGCGGGCACTCGAACGCGAGCCTGCGATCGACCTATTCCTGCTCGACGACGGATTTCAGCACCGGCGGCTGCATCGCGATCTGGACATCGTGCTGCTGCACGCGCCTGAGCCGTTCGGTTATGGCCATGTCCTGCCGCGCGGGCTGCTGCGCGAGCCGATTACCGGCCTGAAGCGGGCCGGAATCGTGATCCTGACCAGCGCCGACGCGGCGACGCCCGAAAGCCGCGCGACGACGATCGCCGAAATCCGCCAGCACAACGCCGGCGTGCAGGTCGTCTTCGAACGGCACGAGCCGACCGGGCTGCGGTCGGCGGGGACGCCGAGCGACCAGCCGGCCGATGTGCCGCTATCGGCGCTGCGGGAGAAGTCGGCGATGTGTTTCAGCGGGTTGGGTTCGCCCGGCGGGTTCGAGCGGCAGATCCGCTCGCTCGCCGGGAAGTACGCGGGCGAGCATCGGTTTCCCGACCACCACGCTTACACGGCGGATGACGTGCGAATGCTGCAGGCCAGTGGAGAATCGGCCGGGGCCGAAGTGCTGGTGACGACGGAGAAGGACTGGGTGAAACTGGCAGCGATCGACGGGGTTGCCGACGCGAAAATCCCGATCTGGCGGCTGGACGTCGAAGCCCGGTTCGAAGGCGACGGCGCGGGTATCCTTCTGGCTGCCGCGATGGCTCGTGCTGGACGCGGATGCACTTGA
- a CDS encoding ThuA domain-containing protein, giving the protein MSDSNPIRVLIWHEYRHEKVNPAVAAIYPDGMHNAIARYLATDASLVVETATLDEPGHGLSPERLANTDLLIWWGHMAHGEVADPVVDLVAGEVHRGMGAVFLHSAHFSKPFKKLMGTGCDLKWREADDREILWVTRPGHPLVDGIDDHIVLPAEEMYGEFFDIPEPEQTVMISSFSGGEVFRSLMTWTRGAGRVVYFRPGHETYPSYHHEGVLRVIRNACHWAALRGRVIQRFGRHDMGWVNGA; this is encoded by the coding sequence ATGAGCGATTCAAACCCCATCCGCGTGCTGATCTGGCACGAGTATCGTCATGAGAAGGTCAACCCTGCCGTCGCGGCGATCTACCCCGACGGCATGCACAACGCCATCGCGCGATACCTCGCGACCGATGCCTCGCTCGTCGTCGAAACCGCAACCCTCGATGAACCGGGTCATGGCCTCTCCCCCGAGCGCCTGGCCAATACCGACTTGCTGATCTGGTGGGGCCACATGGCCCATGGTGAAGTCGCCGATCCGGTCGTCGACCTGGTGGCGGGCGAAGTGCATCGCGGCATGGGCGCGGTCTTCCTGCACTCGGCGCACTTTTCAAAGCCGTTCAAGAAGCTGATGGGCACCGGCTGCGATCTGAAATGGCGTGAAGCCGACGACCGGGAGATCCTCTGGGTCACCCGGCCGGGCCACCCGCTGGTAGATGGGATCGACGATCACATCGTCCTGCCCGCTGAGGAGATGTACGGCGAGTTCTTCGACATTCCCGAGCCCGAGCAGACGGTCATGATCAGTTCATTCAGCGGCGGGGAGGTTTTCCGCAGCCTGATGACGTGGACGCGCGGGGCCGGACGAGTCGTTTACTTCCGCCCGGGACACGAGACCTACCCGAGCTATCACCACGAAGGGGTTCTGCGCGTGATCCGAAACGCCTGCCACTGGGCGGCGCTGCGTGGACGCGTCATTCAGCGGTTCGGCAGGCACGACATGGGGTGGGTGAATGGCGCCTGA
- a CDS encoding heavy-metal-associated domain-containing protein has translation MSTDVSKDQLVLIAIQGMHCHKCEIAITKALSAIPGVFEVEVDFNSGQASVLFDASRVQVSHLVAAVNDTGYQTTGFTQREAV, from the coding sequence ATGTCTACCGATGTCAGTAAGGACCAACTCGTCCTGATCGCCATCCAGGGCATGCATTGCCACAAGTGTGAGATTGCGATCACCAAGGCACTTTCGGCGATCCCGGGGGTGTTCGAAGTGGAGGTGGATTTCAACTCCGGGCAGGCCTCGGTGTTGTTTGATGCCTCGCGCGTCCAGGTCAGCCATCTCGTTGCGGCGGTGAACGACACCGGCTACCAGACCACCGGCTTTACCCAACGGGAAGCCGTGTAG
- a CDS encoding MFS transporter, with amino-acid sequence MAAVATLNYASSEAKPPLDMGVRLRLSVMMFLQFAVWGAWFVVLGRYLEVGLKFSGTQIGSVYGTMALGAIFSMMIAGQLADRVMASEYLMAIFHLAGAALLYLLSQTTDYTMFWWVAFAYALVYNPTLAISNSLAFANIPDATRDFPSLRVLGTIGWIVGSSSVDWFMGAGADITNKPLLLAAGFSAALGLFSFLLPHTPPAGKAGSALPFLKAFGLLRNPSFAIFFGLAFAITIALAFYYTFTGNFLGDIGVKNIASTMSIGQWSEIGFMLLLPFGLRYLGMKTVLAIGMGAWVLRYGFFNVAHNGSPYFLVLVGVALHGVCFDFFLAAGFIHTDNKAPASIRGSAQALFSFLTYGVGMWLGNEISGRVVDKYTVNGVKQWDKIWLVPAIGAAVCLVLFIIFWRDTKGKLEEEEPRG; translated from the coding sequence ATGGCCGCTGTCGCCACGCTCAACTACGCGTCATCCGAAGCCAAGCCCCCGCTCGACATGGGCGTGCGGCTTCGGCTTTCCGTCATGATGTTCCTGCAGTTCGCCGTCTGGGGCGCCTGGTTCGTCGTGCTCGGCAGGTACCTGGAAGTCGGCCTGAAGTTCAGCGGAACGCAGATCGGCTCGGTCTACGGCACCATGGCGCTGGGCGCGATTTTCTCCATGATGATCGCCGGCCAGCTCGCCGACCGGGTGATGGCCAGCGAGTACCTGATGGCGATCTTCCACCTCGCCGGCGCGGCCTTGCTCTATCTGTTGTCACAGACGACCGACTACACGATGTTCTGGTGGGTCGCGTTCGCGTACGCCCTGGTCTACAACCCGACGCTGGCGATCTCCAACTCGCTGGCGTTCGCGAACATCCCCGATGCCACCCGCGATTTCCCGAGCCTGCGCGTGCTGGGCACGATCGGGTGGATCGTCGGTTCGTCTTCGGTCGACTGGTTCATGGGCGCCGGCGCTGACATCACCAATAAGCCGCTGCTGCTGGCGGCCGGTTTCTCGGCGGCACTGGGGCTGTTCAGCTTCCTGCTCCCCCATACGCCGCCCGCAGGCAAGGCCGGATCGGCGCTCCCGTTCCTCAAGGCGTTCGGCCTGCTCCGTAACCCGAGTTTCGCGATCTTCTTCGGCCTGGCGTTCGCCATCACGATCGCGCTGGCGTTCTACTACACGTTCACCGGCAACTTCCTCGGCGACATCGGCGTGAAGAACATCGCCAGCACGATGTCGATCGGCCAGTGGTCTGAAATCGGCTTCATGCTGCTGCTGCCTTTCGGCCTGCGATACCTGGGCATGAAGACCGTGCTCGCGATCGGCATGGGTGCGTGGGTGCTGCGATACGGGTTCTTCAATGTCGCCCACAACGGATCGCCTTACTTCCTGGTCCTGGTCGGCGTGGCACTTCACGGCGTCTGCTTCGACTTCTTCCTTGCCGCCGGCTTCATCCACACCGACAACAAGGCCCCGGCGAGCATCCGCGGATCGGCACAGGCCCTGTTCAGCTTCCTGACCTACGGCGTCGGCATGTGGCTGGGGAATGAAATCTCCGGCCGCGTCGTGGACAAATACACCGTCAACGGTGTGAAACAATGGGACAAGATCTGGCTCGTTCCCGCGATCGGCGCGGCGGTGTGCCTGGTGCTCTTCATCATCTTCTGGCGCGATACCAAGGGTAAGCTGGAGGAAGAAGAGCCGCGCGGCTGA
- a CDS encoding site-2 protease family protein encodes MPHVLAAGPDFQNPLFLAVLVGWLMTVVLHEFGHGIVAHWGGDYTIGERGGLTLNPLQYIHPVFSIVMPAIFLMMGGVPLPGGATYIRTDLLRSKRWETAVALAGPAMNLLIFAAGAIALHPKVGWVPESGMFSEWSPAQQVVASITFLQIYAVLLSLLPVPPLDGFHAISPYLSKDVQERFAVPAYNYISLTILFMVLGTDPVRERFALVIYRIFKAVGYDPFAYDNIRMSINRTLFGG; translated from the coding sequence ATGCCGCATGTGCTCGCCGCCGGGCCGGATTTCCAGAACCCGCTCTTTCTGGCCGTCCTGGTCGGATGGCTCATGACCGTGGTCCTGCACGAGTTCGGCCATGGAATTGTCGCACACTGGGGCGGGGACTACACGATCGGCGAACGCGGGGGCCTGACCCTCAATCCGCTCCAATACATCCACCCCGTTTTCAGCATCGTGATGCCGGCGATCTTCCTGATGATGGGCGGCGTCCCGCTCCCGGGCGGGGCGACCTATATTCGAACCGACCTACTGCGCAGCAAACGATGGGAAACCGCTGTTGCGCTCGCCGGGCCGGCCATGAACCTGCTCATCTTTGCCGCGGGCGCGATCGCGCTGCATCCGAAGGTGGGCTGGGTGCCCGAGAGCGGCATGTTCTCTGAATGGTCGCCCGCCCAGCAGGTGGTGGCGTCGATCACCTTCCTGCAGATTTATGCCGTACTGTTGAGCCTCCTCCCCGTACCGCCGCTCGACGGGTTTCACGCGATCAGTCCTTATCTGTCGAAGGACGTGCAGGAGCGGTTTGCCGTGCCGGCGTACAACTACATCTCGTTGACCATCCTCTTTATGGTGCTGGGGACCGACCCCGTCCGCGAACGCTTCGCGTTGGTGATCTACCGGATCTTCAAGGCAGTCGGGTACGACCCCTTCGCCTACGACAACATTCGCATGTCGATCAACCGGACGCTCTTCGGCGGCTGA
- a CDS encoding GspE/PulE family protein, whose protein sequence is MAKSKRLGETLVELGVISNKEVEKGLDHAKVKRIRLGEALIELKLCNESQVYKALAMQHNLEYVDVTRGDVPPNATQLIGEDLIRKYIILPLGLEGGGRVLRVAVHDPLDLEMQDVLRMRLGKNIKPILTPRSHIKAVIDEMFNLTSKMTIDQTVDKNLSSMDKTLDRSLDKSLDSSIRSIDKSIDMDKMGGDGDDAAQAPIIKLVQGMIAEAVRSRASDIHIEPMKDRVQVRYRIDGECVVRDRIPIKMKGAMISRIKIMAGIDIAEKRLPQDGRIKLQVDKAQIDFRVSTLPSVHGESCVLRILRPDSVRIGISNLGFEEEDNKAFQKIIKRPNGIFLVTGPTGSGKTTTLYGALNELNRPDRKIITAEDPVEYNFTGINQCQVRDSIGLTFSKVLRAMLRQAPNIILVGEIRDLEVAEVAIQAALTGHLVFSTLHTNDAPGAITRLIDMGVKPFLVASALQAVMAQRLVRVLCPKCKQPDSEPDEMWLKLIGIKPEDRKDKTLYKPRGCENCNSIGFRGRLGVFEMMSMNSEIRNLAFERAATNKIRKAALASGMKSLLQDGRLKVMNGTTTAEEIVKVAQVEGIVT, encoded by the coding sequence ATGGCTAAGAGCAAACGGCTCGGCGAAACGCTGGTCGAACTGGGCGTCATTTCCAACAAGGAAGTCGAGAAAGGTCTCGACCACGCCAAGGTCAAGCGCATTCGCCTGGGCGAGGCGCTGATCGAGCTCAAGCTCTGCAACGAGAGCCAGGTCTACAAGGCCCTGGCGATGCAGCACAACTTGGAGTACGTCGACGTCACCCGCGGCGACGTCCCGCCGAACGCCACGCAACTGATCGGCGAAGACCTGATCCGCAAGTACATCATCCTGCCGCTGGGGCTGGAGGGCGGCGGCCGAGTCCTTCGGGTGGCCGTCCACGACCCGCTCGACCTGGAGATGCAGGACGTGCTGCGCATGCGGCTGGGTAAGAACATCAAGCCCATCCTGACGCCGCGCAGCCACATCAAGGCCGTCATCGACGAGATGTTCAACCTCACGTCGAAGATGACGATCGACCAGACGGTCGACAAGAACCTCAGCTCGATGGACAAGACGCTCGACCGGTCGCTGGACAAGTCGCTCGACTCGTCCATCCGGTCGATCGATAAGTCGATCGACATGGACAAGATGGGCGGCGACGGCGACGACGCGGCCCAGGCCCCGATCATCAAGCTCGTCCAAGGGATGATCGCCGAGGCCGTCCGCAGCCGGGCGAGCGATATTCATATCGAGCCCATGAAAGACCGCGTGCAGGTCCGCTACCGCATCGACGGCGAGTGCGTCGTTCGCGACCGCATCCCGATCAAGATGAAGGGTGCGATGATCAGCCGTATCAAGATCATGGCCGGCATCGACATCGCCGAGAAACGCCTTCCGCAGGACGGCCGAATCAAACTGCAGGTCGACAAGGCACAGATCGACTTTCGTGTCAGCACGCTGCCGTCGGTTCATGGCGAGTCGTGCGTGCTGCGTATTCTTCGGCCGGACTCGGTGCGTATCGGCATCTCGAACCTGGGTTTTGAGGAAGAGGACAACAAGGCGTTCCAGAAGATCATCAAGCGGCCGAACGGCATTTTTCTAGTGACGGGCCCGACCGGTAGCGGCAAGACGACGACGCTGTACGGCGCGCTCAACGAGCTCAACCGCCCCGACCGCAAGATCATTACCGCCGAAGACCCGGTGGAATACAACTTCACCGGCATCAACCAGTGCCAGGTGCGCGACAGCATCGGCCTGACGTTCAGCAAGGTGCTTCGCGCCATGCTGCGACAGGCCCCGAACATCATTCTGGTCGGTGAAATTCGAGACTTGGAGGTGGCCGAAGTCGCCATCCAGGCGGCGTTGACGGGTCACCTGGTGTTCAGCACGCTCCACACCAACGACGCACCGGGCGCGATCACGCGTTTGATCGACATGGGCGTCAAGCCGTTCCTGGTCGCCTCGGCGTTGCAGGCGGTTATGGCGCAGCGGCTGGTGCGGGTGCTGTGCCCCAAGTGCAAGCAGCCCGACTCCGAACCCGACGAGATGTGGCTGAAGCTGATCGGCATCAAGCCGGAAGACCGCAAGGACAAGACGCTCTACAAGCCGCGCGGCTGCGAGAACTGCAACAGCATCGGCTTCCGCGGCCGGCTGGGCGTGTTCGAGATGATGTCCATGAACAGCGAGATTCGAAACCTCGCCTTCGAACGGGCGGCGACCAACAAGATCCGCAAAGCCGCCCTGGCCAGCGGCATGAAGAGCCTGCTCCAGGACGGACGGTTGAAGGTGATGAACGGCACCACGACGGCCGAGGAAATCGTGAAGGTGGCGCAGGTCGAAGGAATCGTGACGTAG